In Vicia villosa cultivar HV-30 ecotype Madison, WI unplaced genomic scaffold, Vvil1.0 ctg.000053F_1_1_2_unsc, whole genome shotgun sequence, the following proteins share a genomic window:
- the LOC131623145 gene encoding uncharacterized protein LOC131623145: MEWKTYYLDMILVPLGFLMTISYHVWLWHKTRSEPFSTSIGINAHARRFWVPTMLKDIEKKNILVAQSLRNLIMGSTLMATTSILLSAGLAAIISSTYSIKKPLEDIIYGAHGEFMVALKYVTLLTIFLFSFFCHSLSIRFLNQLSLLICTPQDVMSLVTPEYLVEILERGTTLNTIGNRIFYSALPLLLWIFGPVLVFLCSLAMLIVFYNLDIVCGSGKKEKIVLSDENNYV; encoded by the exons atGGAATGGAAAACATATTATTTGGACATGATTCTTGTCCCATTAGGGTTTTTAATGACCATTAGTTATCATGTATGGTTGTGGCATAAGACTCGATCAGAGCCTTTTTCCACTTCAATTGGAATCAATGCTCATGCTAGAAGATTTTGGGTTCCTACCATGTTAAAG GATATTGAAAAGAAAAACATCCTAGTAGCACAAAGTCTCCGCAATCTAATAATGGGATCAACTCTGATGGCCACCACATCAATTCTTCTATCAGCTGGTTTAGCCGCTATCATAAGTAGTACTTACTCTATAAAAAAGCCTCTCGAAGATATTATCTATGGCGCTCACGGCGAATTTATGGTAGCACTTAAATATGTGACACTTCTTACCatatttttattctcttttttctgCCACAGTCTCTCAATTAGGTTTCTCAACCAATTAAGCCTCCTAATTTGCACACCACAAGATGTTATGTCTTTGGTTACTCCTGAAtatttggtagagattttggagagaggaacaactttgaacACTATTGGAAATAGGATTTTCTACTCTGCACTCCCACTTTTGCTTTGGATATTTGGTCCTGTCTTGGTTTTCTTGTGTTCTTTGGCTATGTTGATAGTGTTTTACAATCTTGACATTGTTTGTGGAAGTGGAAAAAAAGAGAAGATTGTACTTAGTGATGAAAACAACTATGTCTAA